A window from Vulcanimicrobium alpinum encodes these proteins:
- a CDS encoding TIGR00300 family protein: MASASSSATVVRRIELRGHILDSGIFNRVLGVLTDHERAAYVIEEFDSGRTKVDPSYARLAIEADDQAYLDELIDKLREQGAEVMEEGDAATEPAPADGVLPDQFYATTNYATEVRVGGSWLPVANPEMDCAIVLDDGGALTVPPSDVKAGDPVVVGHQGVKVSIPQRARRKAVFEFMASAVSSEKPRHALLGELARELLAVLRSGKRVLVVGGPAIIHTGAGPYLADLIRGGYVTALYAGNALAVHDMESQFFGTSLGVNLEDAFPAEEGHVHHLRTVNRLRAAGGIRNAIDRGILRAGVMYEAYQKKIPVVLCGSIRDDGPIPDVITDVVEAQRAMRAYVPQIGMALMVCTLLHSVAVGNLLPATCKTVCVDINPSSVTKLTDRGSHQTLGIVMDASSFLRELTLAIEAAEAELGSG; this comes from the coding sequence CCGGGATCTTCAACCGCGTCCTCGGCGTGCTCACCGATCACGAGCGGGCCGCGTACGTGATCGAAGAGTTCGACTCGGGCCGCACCAAGGTCGATCCATCGTACGCGCGGCTTGCGATCGAAGCCGACGATCAGGCGTATCTCGACGAGCTGATCGACAAACTCCGCGAGCAGGGCGCCGAGGTGATGGAGGAAGGCGACGCGGCGACGGAACCGGCTCCCGCCGACGGCGTCCTCCCCGATCAGTTCTACGCAACCACCAACTACGCGACGGAGGTGCGGGTCGGCGGCAGCTGGCTCCCGGTGGCCAACCCCGAGATGGACTGCGCGATCGTGCTCGACGACGGCGGAGCGCTCACCGTTCCGCCCTCCGACGTGAAGGCGGGCGATCCCGTCGTCGTCGGTCATCAGGGCGTGAAGGTCTCGATCCCGCAACGCGCGCGCCGCAAGGCGGTCTTCGAGTTCATGGCCAGCGCCGTCTCGAGCGAAAAGCCGCGCCACGCGCTGCTCGGCGAGCTCGCGCGCGAACTGCTCGCCGTCCTGCGCTCCGGGAAGCGCGTCCTCGTCGTCGGCGGTCCGGCGATCATCCACACCGGCGCCGGTCCGTATCTCGCCGACCTCATCCGCGGCGGCTACGTGACCGCGCTCTACGCGGGCAACGCGCTCGCCGTGCACGACATGGAGTCGCAATTCTTCGGAACCTCGCTCGGGGTCAACCTCGAGGATGCGTTCCCGGCGGAGGAAGGGCACGTCCATCACCTGCGCACGGTCAACCGCTTGCGCGCGGCCGGCGGAATCCGCAACGCGATCGATCGCGGGATCCTGCGTGCCGGCGTGATGTACGAAGCCTATCAGAAGAAGATCCCGGTCGTGCTGTGCGGCTCGATTCGCGACGACGGTCCGATCCCCGACGTCATCACCGACGTCGTCGAGGCGCAGCGCGCGATGCGCGCGTACGTCCCGCAGATCGGGATGGCGCTGATGGTCTGCACTCTCCTGCACTCGGTCGCCGTCGGCAACCTGCTCCCGGCGACGTGCAAGACCGTCTGCGTCGACATCAACCCGTCGTCGGTGACGAAGCTGACCGACCGCGGCTCGCACCAGACCCTGGGGATCGTGATGGATGCATCGTCGTTTCTGCGCGAGCTCACCCTGGCAATCGAAGCCGCCGAGGCCGAACTGGGGTCTGGGTGA
- a CDS encoding glutaredoxin domain-containing protein produces the protein MDLETLEPGRTVELYISPACPYCSAALKHFDARGVTYAVHDAQNDRAARDAMFRYTGGDPTVPAIVVDGVYVQSGWGSPPRG, from the coding sequence ATGGACCTGGAAACGCTCGAACCCGGCCGCACCGTGGAGCTCTACATCTCGCCGGCCTGTCCGTACTGTTCCGCCGCGCTGAAGCATTTCGACGCGCGCGGCGTCACCTACGCGGTCCACGACGCGCAGAACGACCGCGCCGCGCGCGACGCGATGTTCCGCTACACCGGCGGCGATCCGACCGTCCCGGCGATCGTCGTCGACGGCGTCTACGTGCAGTCGGGCTGGGGCTCACCGCCCCGCGGTTGA
- a CDS encoding MFS transporter, which translates to MPRALLPLLAITFVDVLGFTILIPILPFYAEQFGANPTVVGAIYATVAFCSLVSSPFWGALSDRIGRKGVLIAAQVFSFAGFTLLASGNALWTIFAARAIEGLGGGGLGVTAAYVTDVTSPQSRARAFGLVGATYGLGFLIGPALAGALVRFGYHVPFAVAAALALLTIVLTMLLLPASTGAVKTAPTFAEIRISLASPVLGRLILTQFAFAIAFTSWVTVFALWAERVLHFDAVHVSTIFIVSSIVGIGVQAGLIGKLVDRFGEGRVALTGFAIAVVAYGGVGFVTAPAQVYAFVVLWSLAGALIRPALGALISDAAPAAQRGTILSVNDSLNNLAFIVAPFVATALLRVNPHLSGIVPATFACVALALGFRLLAPPRHAALVEAPTAIAHADA; encoded by the coding sequence ATGCCCCGCGCGCTCCTCCCGCTGCTCGCGATCACGTTCGTCGACGTCCTCGGGTTCACGATCCTCATCCCGATCCTGCCGTTCTACGCCGAGCAGTTCGGCGCGAACCCCACCGTCGTGGGCGCCATCTACGCGACGGTCGCGTTCTGCTCTCTCGTCTCGTCGCCGTTCTGGGGCGCGCTGAGCGACCGTATCGGACGCAAAGGGGTGCTGATCGCGGCGCAGGTCTTTTCGTTCGCGGGCTTCACGCTGCTGGCGAGCGGAAACGCGTTGTGGACGATCTTCGCGGCCCGCGCGATCGAGGGGCTCGGCGGCGGCGGTCTCGGCGTCACCGCCGCGTACGTCACCGACGTGACGTCGCCGCAGAGCCGTGCCCGGGCGTTCGGTTTGGTCGGCGCGACGTACGGACTCGGCTTCTTGATCGGGCCTGCGCTCGCCGGCGCGCTGGTGCGCTTCGGATACCACGTCCCGTTCGCGGTCGCTGCCGCACTCGCGCTGCTCACCATCGTGCTGACGATGCTGCTGCTGCCCGCGTCGACCGGCGCGGTAAAAACGGCGCCGACGTTCGCGGAGATCCGGATCTCACTGGCCTCACCGGTGCTCGGCCGGTTGATCCTCACGCAGTTCGCGTTCGCGATCGCGTTCACGTCGTGGGTGACGGTCTTCGCGCTGTGGGCCGAACGCGTGCTGCACTTCGATGCCGTGCACGTCTCGACGATCTTCATCGTCTCGAGCATCGTCGGGATCGGCGTGCAGGCGGGCTTGATCGGAAAACTCGTCGATCGCTTCGGCGAAGGACGCGTCGCGCTGACCGGCTTCGCGATCGCGGTCGTCGCCTACGGCGGCGTCGGGTTCGTGACCGCGCCGGCGCAGGTCTATGCGTTCGTCGTGCTGTGGTCGCTCGCGGGGGCGCTGATCCGCCCCGCACTGGGCGCGCTGATCTCCGACGCCGCGCCGGCGGCGCAGCGCGGGACGATCCTCAGCGTGAACGACAGCCTCAACAATCTCGCGTTCATCGTGGCGCCGTTCGTGGCGACCGCGCTGCTGCGCGTGAACCCGCACCTCAGCGGGATCGTCCCCGCGACGTTCGCGTGCGTCGCGCTCGCGCTCGGATTCCGCCTGTTGGCCCCCCCGCGTCACGCTGCGCTTGTCGAAGCGCCGACCGCGATCGCGCACGCAGATGCGTGA
- a CDS encoding ABC transporter permease, whose protein sequence is MNTIAVVFSAEFERRLRSRIYIAGTLLGAIAIALIAFLPVAVTGFAVSTKNVVLVGDSELTAAAANALRGDYAIVAREPRLNAPPTIAYLDAHSKAAAVAVLERRGSLLHVTAYTRDPGSLRPSFARDLAALQLQFATGIPQVKVTSLSRVAVEERDIGGKFADADHAEGAKFIGLVFVMVLYLSILLNAQSIVMAVAEEKTSRIAELLISAIDPSRLLFAKVLAATATGFIQLGIWIVTAAIAAQSVGMLFSNALSTAPASASAASAATLTAPSVPEVLWFIVFFVIGFAQCAVLFAAAGSLVSRSEDVGSVTGPLYIPIIGAIFIAQFALQFPNATNVVTFSFIPLFAPFVMFTRVIVSTVPAWQLALSLAINIGAAVALAWFAGRIYRVGLLMYGKLPTPRQFVAAMRQR, encoded by the coding sequence GTGAACACGATCGCGGTCGTCTTCAGCGCCGAATTCGAACGGCGGCTGCGCTCGCGGATCTACATCGCGGGGACGCTGCTCGGCGCGATCGCGATCGCGCTGATCGCGTTTCTCCCGGTCGCGGTGACCGGCTTCGCGGTCTCGACGAAGAACGTCGTGCTCGTCGGCGATTCCGAGCTCACCGCGGCGGCGGCGAACGCCCTGCGCGGCGATTACGCGATCGTCGCCCGCGAGCCCCGATTGAACGCGCCGCCGACGATCGCGTACCTCGACGCGCACAGCAAAGCCGCCGCCGTCGCGGTCCTCGAACGTCGCGGGAGCCTGCTCCACGTGACCGCGTACACGCGCGATCCGGGTTCGCTGCGCCCCTCCTTCGCGCGCGATCTCGCCGCGCTGCAGCTGCAGTTCGCGACCGGGATCCCGCAAGTGAAGGTGACGTCGCTCAGCCGCGTCGCGGTCGAAGAGCGCGACATCGGCGGCAAGTTCGCCGACGCCGATCACGCCGAGGGCGCGAAGTTCATCGGCCTGGTGTTCGTGATGGTGCTCTACCTCTCGATCCTGCTCAACGCGCAGTCGATCGTCATGGCGGTCGCCGAAGAGAAGACGAGCCGGATCGCCGAGCTCCTGATCTCGGCGATCGATCCGAGCCGGCTGCTCTTCGCGAAAGTGCTCGCGGCGACGGCGACGGGATTCATTCAGCTCGGGATCTGGATCGTCACCGCGGCGATCGCCGCGCAATCGGTGGGGATGCTGTTCAGCAACGCGCTCTCCACCGCGCCGGCGAGCGCGAGCGCAGCCTCCGCCGCGACCCTCACCGCACCGTCGGTGCCCGAGGTGCTGTGGTTCATCGTGTTCTTCGTCATCGGGTTCGCGCAGTGCGCGGTCCTCTTCGCCGCCGCCGGTTCGCTCGTCAGCCGCAGCGAGGACGTCGGCAGCGTGACCGGACCGCTCTACATCCCGATCATCGGAGCGATCTTCATCGCGCAGTTCGCGCTCCAGTTTCCCAACGCGACGAACGTGGTGACGTTCAGCTTCATCCCGCTCTTCGCTCCGTTCGTCATGTTCACGCGCGTGATCGTCTCGACCGTGCCGGCCTGGCAGCTCGCGCTCTCGCTCGCGATCAACATCGGCGCCGCGGTCGCGCTCGCGTGGTTCGCGGGGCGCATCTATCGCGTCGGCCTGCTCATGTACGGAAAGCTCCCCACGCCGCGCCAGTTCGTCGCCGCGATGCGCCAGCGCTAG
- a CDS encoding ABC transporter ATP-binding protein produces MNKLILSGVARSFGDIQAVRDVSFELPAGSTLGLLGPNGAGKTTTMRMILGILVPDRGTLTWNGEPIDLSVRRRFGYLPEERGLYAKMRVRDQIAYFGRLHGVHRPDDRTRADAWIELLGLRPYADRKCGELSKGNQQKVQIASAALHQPELLVLDEPFSGLDPVNAEILLDALRTLRTAGTTLIISSHQMWQVEELCERFCIIASGTVKAAGTLPELRAQWPTRVIEVEPATDALRAVFARDPLARALYTNGRATLAYEVPADTDAASLLRDLVAAGDVTRFERVEPRLNDIYLRAVGPAA; encoded by the coding sequence GTGAACAAGTTGATCCTTTCCGGAGTCGCGCGCTCGTTCGGCGATATCCAAGCGGTCCGCGACGTCTCGTTCGAGCTGCCGGCAGGGTCGACGCTCGGTCTGCTCGGTCCCAACGGTGCCGGCAAGACGACCACGATGCGCATGATCCTCGGGATCTTGGTCCCCGATCGCGGGACCCTCACGTGGAACGGCGAGCCGATCGATCTGTCGGTCCGGCGCCGCTTCGGCTACCTCCCCGAAGAGCGCGGCCTCTATGCGAAGATGCGCGTGCGCGATCAGATCGCGTACTTCGGCCGCCTGCACGGCGTGCATCGGCCCGACGACCGCACCCGCGCCGACGCCTGGATCGAACTGCTCGGGCTGCGCCCGTACGCCGACCGCAAATGCGGCGAGCTCTCGAAGGGCAACCAGCAGAAAGTGCAGATCGCCAGCGCCGCGCTCCATCAGCCCGAGCTGCTCGTTCTGGACGAGCCGTTCTCCGGGCTCGACCCGGTGAACGCCGAGATCCTGCTCGACGCACTGCGCACGCTGCGTACGGCCGGGACGACGCTGATCATCTCCTCGCATCAGATGTGGCAGGTCGAGGAACTCTGCGAGCGGTTCTGCATCATCGCCAGCGGTACGGTGAAAGCTGCCGGGACGCTGCCGGAACTGCGGGCGCAGTGGCCGACGCGCGTGATCGAAGTCGAACCGGCGACCGATGCGTTGCGCGCGGTCTTCGCGCGCGATCCGCTGGCGCGGGCGCTCTACACCAACGGACGCGCGACATTGGCCTATGAGGTCCCCGCCGACACCGATGCCGCATCGCTGCTGCGCGATCTCGTGGCGGCCGGCGACGTCACGCGGTTCGAGCGAGTCGAACCGCGGCTCAACGACATCTACCTGCGCGCCGTGGGGCCGGCGGCGTGA
- a CDS encoding 3-hydroxybutyrate dehydrogenase, with product MFAIDLHDRISLVTGGARGIGRACGEALARAGSRIAVVDLDEATAAAAADAIAAAFHVATRGYACDVRDPAAVRRTFDAVASDFGALDHLVNNAGIQFVSPIAEFPDDKYDLVRGVDLDGVFHATKAAWKHLVARGRGRIVNIASVHGLVASPFKPAYVASKHGVVGLTKAAALEGAEAGITVNAICPGAVMTDLVRGQAADLVRSYGGGISEEEALERAFLQAMPTKRFIDVAEVGALCAFLCSDEARSITGAPIAIDGGWSAH from the coding sequence TTGTTCGCGATCGATTTACACGACCGGATCAGTCTTGTGACGGGAGGAGCCCGCGGCATCGGACGCGCGTGCGGAGAAGCGCTGGCGCGTGCCGGTTCGCGCATCGCCGTCGTCGATCTCGACGAAGCGACCGCCGCGGCCGCCGCCGACGCGATTGCCGCCGCGTTTCACGTTGCGACGCGCGGTTACGCCTGCGACGTGCGCGACCCCGCTGCGGTGCGCCGCACGTTCGACGCCGTAGCATCGGACTTCGGTGCGCTCGATCACCTCGTGAACAACGCCGGGATCCAGTTCGTCTCGCCGATCGCGGAGTTTCCGGACGACAAGTACGATCTCGTCCGCGGCGTCGATCTCGACGGCGTCTTTCACGCGACCAAGGCCGCGTGGAAGCATCTGGTCGCGCGCGGTCGCGGACGCATCGTCAACATCGCGAGCGTCCACGGGCTCGTGGCATCGCCTTTCAAACCGGCGTACGTCGCCTCGAAGCACGGCGTCGTCGGGCTGACGAAGGCCGCGGCGCTCGAAGGCGCCGAGGCCGGGATCACCGTGAACGCGATCTGCCCCGGCGCGGTGATGACCGATCTGGTGCGCGGTCAAGCCGCCGATCTGGTCCGGTCGTACGGCGGCGGGATCAGCGAAGAGGAAGCGCTCGAGCGCGCGTTTCTGCAGGCGATGCCGACGAAGCGTTTCATCGACGTCGCGGAAGTCGGTGCGCTGTGCGCGTTCCTGTGCAGCGACGAAGCACGCTCGATCACGGGCGCTCCGATCGCGATCGACGGCGGCTGGTCGGCGCACTAG
- a CDS encoding metallophosphoesterase family protein → MTRIGVVSDTHIPRFGRALPRALEAGLRRARVDRILHCGDLTDLLAVPLFEAIAPFDAVAGNNDGEAIRERFGRRKIVTVEDVRIGMIHGDGKRGTTRERAVDAFAGGDADVVLFGHSHRPYVGNAGAMLVANPGSPTDKRRNPLYSYAILTVDGSAARVALKFYAGNAA, encoded by the coding sequence ATGACCCGGATCGGCGTCGTCAGCGACACGCATATCCCGCGCTTCGGCCGCGCGCTCCCGCGCGCGCTCGAAGCCGGACTGCGTCGCGCGCGCGTCGACCGCATCCTGCACTGCGGCGATCTCACCGATCTGCTCGCGGTCCCGCTGTTCGAAGCGATCGCGCCGTTCGACGCCGTCGCCGGCAACAACGACGGCGAGGCGATCCGCGAACGGTTCGGACGCCGCAAGATCGTGACCGTCGAGGACGTGCGCATCGGGATGATTCACGGCGACGGCAAACGAGGCACGACGCGCGAGCGCGCGGTGGACGCGTTCGCCGGCGGCGACGCCGACGTCGTGCTGTTCGGCCACAGCCATCGTCCGTACGTCGGGAACGCGGGCGCGATGCTGGTCGCGAATCCCGGCTCGCCGACCGACAAACGACGCAATCCGCTCTATTCGTACGCGATTCTCACGGTTGACGGAAGCGCGGCGCGCGTCGCGCTGAAATTCTACGCCGGCAACGCCGCCTAA
- a CDS encoding zinc-binding dehydrogenase: MKATVFHGARDVRVETVPDPAIANPGDAIVRVVNAAICGSDLWPYRGTAPWQPGARLGHEFTGVVEAVGSGVHAVRAGDFVAAPFSFSDGSCAFCRAGLQTSCEHAGFWGGQENDGGQGEFVRVPFADATLVRIPDAVRADERKRVAALALTDVMGTGFHGAKAAGVSAGGTAVVIGDGAVGLCGVIAARYLGAERIVSVGHHPARLEMAQGFGATDVVDSNDPDAAEKIKEITGGTSAVVEAVGQQSSLDLALAVVRDGGTVSFVGVPWGMSTVDFRRLFGGNVALRGALAPVRAYLPELMDALAAGTIDPSPVFTHRLPLPGSPDGYRAMDQREAIKVCLDVSAA, encoded by the coding sequence GTGAAAGCTACCGTCTTCCACGGCGCGCGCGACGTGCGCGTCGAGACCGTCCCCGATCCCGCGATCGCGAACCCCGGCGATGCGATCGTCCGCGTCGTCAACGCAGCGATCTGCGGCTCCGACCTGTGGCCGTATCGCGGCACCGCGCCCTGGCAGCCGGGGGCGCGCCTCGGCCACGAGTTCACCGGCGTCGTTGAGGCCGTCGGTTCCGGCGTGCACGCCGTCCGCGCCGGCGACTTCGTCGCGGCGCCGTTCTCGTTTTCAGACGGCAGCTGCGCGTTCTGCCGCGCCGGCCTGCAGACGTCGTGCGAGCACGCCGGGTTCTGGGGCGGTCAGGAGAACGACGGCGGCCAGGGCGAGTTCGTCCGCGTCCCGTTCGCCGACGCGACCCTGGTCCGCATCCCCGACGCCGTCCGCGCCGACGAACGCAAGCGCGTCGCCGCGCTGGCGCTGACCGACGTCATGGGGACGGGATTCCACGGCGCGAAGGCCGCCGGCGTGAGCGCCGGCGGGACCGCCGTCGTGATCGGCGACGGCGCCGTCGGGCTGTGCGGCGTGATCGCTGCGCGCTACCTCGGTGCCGAGCGGATCGTGAGCGTCGGCCACCATCCCGCGCGGCTGGAGATGGCGCAGGGCTTCGGCGCGACGGACGTGGTCGATTCGAACGATCCCGACGCGGCGGAGAAGATCAAGGAGATCACCGGCGGCACGAGCGCCGTGGTCGAGGCCGTCGGCCAGCAGAGCTCGCTCGATCTCGCGCTCGCGGTGGTGCGCGACGGAGGAACCGTCAGTTTCGTCGGCGTCCCGTGGGGGATGTCGACCGTCGACTTCCGCCGGCTCTTCGGCGGGAACGTCGCGCTGCGCGGGGCGCTCGCGCCAGTCCGCGCATACCTGCCGGAGCTGATGGATGCGCTGGCGGCGGGGACGATCGATCCGTCACCGGTGTTCACCCACCGCCTGCCGCTCCCGGGATCGCCCGACGGGTATCGGGCGATGGATCAGCGCGAGGCCATCAAGGTCTGCCTGGACGTCTCGGCCGCGTAG
- a CDS encoding DUF885 domain-containing protein has product MSEWVRRSDALAQSVVTLMALAAPEQASNMGLSSADGATTDLRSGWRERIATAASAARTALDAALRDEAEPRLREDIAIMHARIDDIVDGIAVHDAYLVTLVDVPKLAFLGLRVLLGTQNPPERKALALARLRRYAGTDGGEPLAVSAERETRERLAVDGLTGPYDVEVRTMLALHPVLVAGLGEMLRGSGLHGWEDALAAFAAQCDAYARFVEREVLPRARTDHRLPPAAYAFALRHVGVDIAPRELARRAHEAFDAIAAEMQALAPRVAVELGIDAHDYRDVIRALKARQIRGDADAIRAFYEARLAEIETIVRRERLVTLPARPARIRIASLAESAELPVAHMSPPPLVGNTGQVGEFVLPLDVPPAAGSDGTERADDFTHDAVTWTLTAHEARPGHEVQFDRMLEGELSLARAVFAFNSVNVEGWALYAEEIVLPFMPLAAQLCSLLMRLHRAARAFLDPELQSGERTPAEAQAFLEREIVYSPTFARSEVERYTFRAPGQATSYFYGYTKLVALRAATEAALGARFDACAFHDFILDQGLLPPDALGAAVRERFVTAGS; this is encoded by the coding sequence TTGAGCGAATGGGTACGCCGCAGCGATGCGCTCGCGCAGTCCGTGGTCACGCTGATGGCGCTCGCGGCGCCGGAGCAGGCCTCGAACATGGGGCTGAGCAGCGCCGACGGCGCGACGACCGATCTGCGCTCCGGCTGGCGCGAGCGGATCGCGACGGCGGCGAGCGCGGCGCGCACCGCGCTTGATGCCGCGCTCCGCGATGAGGCCGAGCCGCGCCTGCGCGAGGACATCGCGATCATGCACGCGCGCATCGACGACATCGTCGACGGTATCGCGGTGCACGACGCGTACCTCGTCACGCTCGTCGACGTGCCGAAGCTCGCGTTCCTCGGTTTGCGCGTCCTGCTCGGGACGCAGAACCCGCCCGAGCGCAAAGCGCTCGCGCTCGCGCGTCTGCGGCGCTACGCCGGCACGGACGGCGGCGAGCCGCTCGCGGTCTCGGCCGAGCGCGAGACGCGGGAGCGCCTGGCGGTCGACGGGCTCACCGGGCCCTACGATGTCGAGGTTCGCACGATGCTCGCCCTCCATCCGGTGCTCGTCGCCGGGCTCGGCGAAATGCTGCGCGGAAGCGGGCTGCACGGCTGGGAGGACGCGCTCGCGGCATTCGCAGCGCAGTGCGATGCATACGCCCGCTTCGTCGAGCGCGAGGTCCTCCCGCGCGCGCGCACCGATCATCGCCTGCCGCCCGCCGCCTATGCGTTCGCGCTGCGCCACGTCGGCGTCGATATCGCGCCGCGCGAGCTCGCGCGCCGCGCGCACGAGGCCTTCGACGCGATCGCCGCCGAGATGCAGGCGCTCGCACCGCGCGTCGCGGTGGAGCTCGGGATCGACGCGCACGACTATCGCGACGTGATCCGCGCGCTCAAAGCGCGGCAGATCCGGGGCGACGCCGATGCGATTCGCGCGTTCTACGAAGCGCGGCTCGCCGAGATCGAGACGATCGTGCGCCGCGAGCGGCTCGTCACGCTTCCGGCGCGGCCGGCGCGGATTCGCATCGCGTCGCTCGCGGAGAGCGCCGAACTCCCCGTCGCGCACATGAGCCCGCCGCCGCTGGTCGGGAACACCGGTCAGGTCGGCGAGTTCGTCCTCCCGCTCGACGTCCCGCCCGCGGCGGGGAGCGACGGCACCGAACGCGCCGACGACTTCACCCACGACGCGGTCACGTGGACGCTCACCGCGCACGAAGCGCGGCCGGGACACGAGGTCCAGTTCGACCGCATGCTCGAGGGCGAACTGTCGCTCGCGCGCGCCGTCTTCGCGTTCAACTCGGTCAACGTCGAAGGTTGGGCGCTCTACGCCGAAGAGATCGTGCTGCCGTTCATGCCGCTCGCCGCGCAGCTCTGTTCGCTGCTGATGCGGCTGCATCGCGCCGCCCGCGCATTTCTCGATCCGGAACTGCAGAGCGGCGAGCGCACGCCGGCCGAGGCGCAGGCGTTTCTCGAGCGCGAGATCGTCTACTCGCCGACGTTCGCGCGCAGCGAGGTCGAACGCTATACGTTCCGCGCGCCCGGTCAGGCGACGTCGTACTTCTACGGCTACACGAAGCTCGTCGCACTGCGTGCCGCAACCGAAGCGGCGCTCGGCGCACGCTTCGACGCCTGCGCCTTCCACGATTTCATCCTCGATCAAGGCCTGCTTCCGCCGGATGCGCTGGGCGCCGCGGTGCGCGAGCGCTTCGTCACCGCGGGCTCGTAG
- a CDS encoding peptide ABC transporter substrate-binding protein produces MTRRAAASLCALALLGATSPARARNPWTQAGHVRIGVVRTLDSLNPLLSGQAASTDLAQFLFDGLIRYDDAGNAIPDAATAVPTRANGGISADGKTITYHLRRDLRFSDGVPLRAEDVVYTYRQDVNPHNNVPYHFPYDLPTSVTATDPYTVVVRLKAPSAPFVASFFRCGAQGVILPKHLLANVPDFNRAPFNTHPVGSGPFMVERYDINSTLEMVPNPYWFGGKPGLKRVTYRIIPSENTLLVALRTHEIDFYFGAPEQQYAELRSLPHVSSSAAPSQQYEMVAFNARREPFSDVRVRRAAAKAIDWKNLAATTYLNVDLADWGDIFPKSWAYPNLPDPNPFDLARARALLDEAGWQPGPDGIRTKNGKRLEVTLSTVAGVMVRENAEVALQSQLHAAGFDVQVRNAPANMLFAPYGAGGLLATGKFDLGIYAWTKNPDPDDTQTTGPGYIPPHGANYAGIVDPEMGRLQLRASAVYERGPRRAIYAQLERRFGELLFSHTIVWRANINAWNDDLHGVKPAVAVSDFWNVADWSI; encoded by the coding sequence GTGACCCGCCGCGCGGCCGCGTCGTTGTGCGCGCTGGCGCTGCTCGGCGCGACGTCCCCGGCCCGCGCGCGCAACCCTTGGACCCAGGCCGGTCACGTCCGCATCGGCGTCGTGAGGACGCTCGACAGCCTCAATCCGCTGCTCTCCGGTCAGGCCGCGTCGACCGATCTCGCACAGTTTCTCTTCGACGGCCTCATCCGCTACGACGACGCCGGGAACGCGATCCCCGACGCCGCGACCGCGGTGCCGACGCGCGCGAACGGCGGGATCTCTGCGGACGGCAAGACGATCACCTATCATCTGCGCCGCGATCTCCGCTTCTCCGACGGCGTCCCGCTGCGCGCCGAGGATGTGGTCTACACGTACCGGCAGGACGTCAACCCGCACAATAACGTTCCGTATCATTTTCCGTACGATCTGCCCACGAGCGTCACGGCGACGGATCCCTACACCGTGGTCGTCCGGCTGAAGGCACCGTCGGCGCCGTTCGTCGCGAGTTTCTTCCGCTGCGGCGCGCAAGGCGTGATCCTGCCGAAGCATCTGCTCGCGAACGTCCCCGACTTCAACCGCGCGCCGTTCAACACGCACCCGGTCGGCAGCGGGCCGTTCATGGTGGAGCGCTACGACATCAACAGCACGCTCGAGATGGTGCCGAACCCCTACTGGTTCGGCGGCAAACCGGGCCTCAAGCGCGTGACGTACCGCATCATCCCGAGCGAGAACACGCTGCTGGTCGCGCTGCGAACGCACGAGATCGACTTCTACTTCGGGGCGCCCGAACAGCAGTATGCGGAGCTGCGATCGCTCCCGCACGTGTCCTCGAGCGCGGCGCCGAGTCAGCAGTACGAGATGGTCGCTTTCAACGCGCGCCGCGAACCGTTCTCCGACGTGCGCGTACGGCGCGCCGCCGCGAAGGCCATCGATTGGAAAAACCTCGCCGCGACGACGTATCTCAACGTCGACCTCGCCGACTGGGGCGACATCTTTCCGAAATCGTGGGCGTATCCGAACCTCCCCGATCCGAACCCGTTCGACCTCGCGCGTGCGCGCGCGCTGCTCGACGAGGCCGGCTGGCAACCCGGTCCCGACGGGATCCGGACGAAGAACGGCAAGCGGCTCGAGGTCACGCTCTCGACGGTCGCCGGCGTCATGGTTCGCGAGAACGCCGAGGTCGCGCTGCAGTCGCAGCTGCATGCCGCCGGATTCGACGTGCAGGTGCGCAACGCGCCCGCCAACATGCTCTTCGCGCCCTACGGCGCCGGCGGTCTGCTGGCGACCGGAAAATTCGATCTGGGCATCTACGCATGGACGAAGAATCCCGATCCCGACGACACGCAGACGACCGGCCCCGGCTACATCCCGCCGCACGGCGCGAACTATGCGGGGATCGTCGACCCCGAGATGGGCCGACTTCAGCTGCGCGCGAGCGCGGTGTACGAGCGCGGGCCGCGGCGCGCGATCTACGCGCAGCTCGAACGCCGCTTCGGCGAACTGCTCTTCTCGCACACGATCGTCTGGCGCGCGAACATCAACGCCTGGAACGACGACCTGCACGGCGTGAAGCCGGCGGTCGCCGTCAGCGACTTTTGGAACGTCGCCGACTGGTCGATCTGA